In a genomic window of Arthrobacter woluwensis:
- a CDS encoding GNAT family N-acetyltransferase, giving the protein MLSPDYPVHTDRLLLRPMTAEDIDPMLRYKSRPEVVRFVPYGPLTRADIAERISGRWGRTELTEPGQSVTLALEERETGRLVGDAVLFWHSAEHRSGEVGYILSPDATGHGYATEAATAILRLGFDELGLHRMVARLDERNTASARVAERLGMRLEARLVQNEWFKGEWSTELVFAMLEDEWRASPLR; this is encoded by the coding sequence GTGCTGAGCCCCGATTATCCCGTCCACACCGACCGGCTCCTGCTGCGGCCCATGACCGCCGAGGACATCGACCCCATGCTGCGGTACAAGTCCCGGCCCGAGGTGGTCCGCTTCGTCCCCTACGGGCCCTTGACCAGGGCGGACATCGCCGAGCGGATCTCCGGACGCTGGGGCCGGACCGAGCTAACGGAACCCGGCCAGTCCGTCACCCTCGCTCTCGAGGAACGGGAGACGGGCCGCCTGGTGGGTGACGCCGTCCTCTTCTGGCACAGCGCCGAGCACCGCTCCGGCGAGGTCGGCTACATCCTCTCCCCCGACGCGACCGGGCACGGCTATGCGACGGAAGCGGCGACGGCGATCCTGCGCCTGGGGTTCGACGAACTGGGACTGCACCGCATGGTCGCCCGCCTCGATGAACGCAACACCGCGTCCGCGCGCGTGGCCGAGCGCCTTGGAATGCGGCTTGAGGCGCGCCTGGTCCAGAACGAATGGTTCAAGGGTGAGTGGTCCACGGAGCTCGTGTTCGCCATGCTGGAGGACGAATGGCGGGCCTCTCCGCTGCGCTGA
- a CDS encoding response regulator transcription factor: MEDPVIRIVVVDDQAIVRDGLVTVLRLVPGFEVVAEAADGDAAVARTAELRPDVVLMDLRMPGLDGVGATARITADFPDTAVLVLTTFADDASILRALTAGARGYLTKDAGRAELTAAVRAVARGQSTFAPEVSAVLVTALAQGGPAAPSGPPRAADDAGALQARFPQLTRREAEVLVLVAEGFSNGEIAATLFLGISTVKTHINSLFAKLAVRDRAQAITLVRS; encoded by the coding sequence ATGGAAGACCCGGTGATCCGCATCGTGGTCGTGGACGACCAGGCGATCGTCCGGGACGGCCTGGTCACGGTGCTGCGCCTCGTGCCGGGGTTCGAAGTGGTCGCCGAGGCGGCGGACGGCGACGCGGCCGTCGCCCGGACCGCGGAATTGCGTCCGGACGTGGTCCTCATGGATCTGCGGATGCCCGGCCTCGACGGCGTGGGCGCCACGGCCAGGATCACGGCGGATTTCCCGGACACGGCTGTCCTGGTCCTCACCACGTTCGCCGACGACGCATCGATCCTCCGGGCGCTGACCGCGGGCGCCCGCGGCTATCTGACGAAGGACGCCGGACGGGCCGAACTCACCGCGGCCGTGCGCGCCGTCGCCCGCGGCCAGTCCACCTTCGCGCCGGAGGTGAGCGCCGTCCTGGTCACGGCCCTCGCCCAGGGCGGCCCCGCCGCGCCGTCGGGCCCTCCCCGCGCGGCCGACGACGCCGGCGCCCTCCAGGCGCGGTTCCCGCAGCTCACGCGCCGGGAAGCCGAGGTCCTGGTGCTCGTGGCGGAAGGGTTCAGCAACGGCGAGATCGCCGCGACGCTGTTCCTGGGGATCTCGACGGTCAAGACCCACATCAATTCGCTCTTCGCCAAGCTTGCCGTGCGGGATCGTGCCCAGGCGATCACCCTGGTGAGATCGTGA